In Panacibacter ginsenosidivorans, the following proteins share a genomic window:
- a CDS encoding hybrid sensor histidine kinase/response regulator — protein sequence MILIVDDKPENILSLKSVLSLHSFPTDSASSGEAALKKVLKNNYALIILDVQMPDMDGFEVAEAISGYSKTKDVPIIFLSAVNTDKRFITRGYNSGGIDYITKPIDPEILLLKVKTFYKLYEQTRQLNEMQDSLRSEIEFRKKAQQEINDKALELKFVLESIPQIAFTTKADGTIEYRNSQWMLYADSESDFPVTHPDDVCIAEELKKMVKKGKPIELEVRVKKHDQQQYRYHLLRVLPVKEKNAIVKWVGTFTDIEDQKQTVKRKDEFISIASHELKTPLTSIKGYVQLLDRISHDNASRLYIERTLLQIRKLDSLIADLLDISKIESGKLKFNMRLFDIDSMIENTIEITSQTHTDYIVERTGKANVKVFGDEIRLEQVLFNFLSNAIKYSPQSKKIEVITKRKPSNKLFIGIKDFGIGISQKDQQNIFDKYYRTEVSTHNFQGLGIGLYICAEILRRHNFEFGVESEPGKGSLFYFLIPLEIN from the coding sequence GCGGCACTAAAAAAAGTGCTGAAGAATAATTACGCACTTATTATACTGGATGTTCAAATGCCCGATATGGACGGCTTTGAAGTAGCAGAAGCAATTTCAGGCTATAGTAAAACGAAAGATGTACCTATTATTTTTTTATCGGCGGTAAATACAGACAAGAGATTTATAACAAGAGGGTATAATTCTGGAGGCATAGATTACATAACAAAACCTATAGATCCCGAAATTCTTTTATTAAAGGTCAAGACATTTTACAAACTCTATGAACAAACAAGACAGCTAAATGAAATGCAGGACAGCCTGCGTTCGGAAATAGAATTCAGGAAAAAGGCGCAGCAGGAAATTAATGACAAAGCACTTGAATTAAAGTTTGTGCTTGAATCTATACCGCAGATTGCTTTTACTACCAAAGCCGATGGAACAATAGAATACAGAAATAGTCAATGGATGCTTTATGCAGATTCTGAAAGTGATTTTCCTGTAACACACCCGGATGATGTTTGTATTGCGGAAGAATTAAAAAAAATGGTAAAAAAAGGAAAACCAATAGAACTGGAAGTAAGGGTAAAAAAACATGATCAGCAGCAATACAGATATCATTTATTGCGGGTATTACCCGTTAAAGAAAAGAATGCTATTGTAAAATGGGTAGGCACATTTACAGATATAGAAGACCAGAAACAAACTGTAAAAAGAAAAGATGAATTTATAAGCATTGCCAGCCATGAATTAAAAACGCCATTAACAAGTATAAAGGGATATGTACAACTACTGGATAGAATAAGCCACGACAATGCATCAAGGTTGTACATTGAAAGAACATTGTTACAAATTAGAAAACTGGATAGTTTAATTGCAGACCTTCTTGATATTTCAAAAATAGAAAGTGGAAAACTTAAATTCAATATGCGGCTCTTTGATATAGACAGTATGATAGAGAACACTATTGAGATAACAAGTCAAACGCATACTGATTATATAGTTGAACGAACAGGTAAGGCTAATGTAAAAGTCTTTGGTGATGAAATAAGACTGGAACAAGTACTGTTCAATTTTCTTTCTAATGCAATTAAATATTCCCCGCAATCAAAAAAGATTGAGGTTATAACCAAGCGAAAACCAAGCAATAAATTATTTATAGGCATCAAAGACTTTGGCATTGGCATTTCGCAAAAAGATCAACAAAATATTTTTGATAAATATTACAGAACAGAAGTTTCTACGCATAATTTTCAGGGGCTTGGAATAGGTTTATATATCTGCGCGGAAATCTTGAGACGACACAATTTTGAATTTGGTGTAGAAAGCGAACCAGGCAAAGGCTCGTTATTTTATTTTTTGATTCCATTAGAGATTAATTAA